The Blastocatellia bacterium genome has a segment encoding these proteins:
- a CDS encoding helix-turn-helix transcriptional regulator: MEKLGEYLDRLMRQKNLTPKELSKRSGLTDSYIGRLRKGRSDNLTVQTVKKLAMALDVNAHEIFAAATGIPASEFPQIDGRLLLDQMLKLIREAHGFDLLQQWLDFSPDERKTLLDYMEYIKRPPSNGKSGKKGKPRKK, encoded by the coding sequence ATGGAGAAGCTCGGAGAATATCTTGACCGCCTGATGCGCCAGAAAAATCTCACGCCCAAAGAACTGTCGAAACGCTCCGGCCTCACCGATAGCTATATCGGCAGACTCCGCAAAGGAAGGTCTGACAACCTGACTGTCCAAACAGTGAAGAAACTGGCGATGGCACTCGACGTGAATGCTCACGAAATCTTTGCGGCGGCGACGGGTATTCCGGCAAGTGAATTCCCTCAGATCGACGGGCGCTTACTTTTAGATCAAATGCTCAAACTCATCCGTGAGGCGCACGGCTTTGACCTATTGCAGCAGTGGCTCGACTTCTCACCTGACGAGCGCAAGACCTTGCTTGATTACATGGAGTATATCAAACGACCGCCATCCAACGGCAAATCGGGAAAGAAAGGCAAGCCGCGCAAGAAGTGA
- a CDS encoding IS1 family transposase — MVCHNCQIEARKHGKDRKGNQRFYCPSCSKSFIEPQDKPLDSMYLPIEKAGVCISLLMEGTSLRSVERLTGISLHTLLDLLVLVGRKCEAFLDSRIKNVPVDDVECDELWCFVAMKEKTLKEKVKYMDNIEWEEVEKLGDAYTFVGFERNTKLVLAWHLGRRTAEDTWEFSKKLARATSDDSFQITTDGFAPYRDAIVRALEGRGIDFAQLTKVYAAPRDGEARYSPPVVVDIVTSIIHGNPAPGRICTSIVERQNLTIRMQMRRFTRLTNAFSKKRENLKAALALFFAFYNYCRKHGGIEKQTPAMAAGLTDHVWTVRELLMAL, encoded by the coding sequence ATGGTCTGTCATAACTGCCAGATTGAAGCTCGCAAGCATGGCAAAGATCGCAAAGGCAATCAGCGATTCTATTGCCCGTCCTGCTCCAAGTCCTTTATCGAGCCGCAAGACAAGCCGCTCGATTCAATGTACCTGCCGATTGAAAAGGCTGGTGTCTGCATATCGCTTCTGATGGAAGGGACTTCCCTTCGCTCTGTCGAACGGCTCACCGGCATTAGCCTCCACACGCTGTTAGACCTTCTGGTTCTTGTTGGCCGCAAGTGCGAAGCGTTCCTTGATAGCCGCATCAAGAACGTTCCGGTTGATGATGTTGAATGCGATGAGCTTTGGTGCTTCGTCGCTATGAAAGAAAAGACTCTCAAAGAGAAAGTCAAATACATGGATAACATTGAATGGGAAGAAGTCGAGAAGCTAGGCGACGCTTACACATTCGTTGGCTTTGAGCGCAATACAAAGCTGGTGTTGGCTTGGCATCTTGGCAGACGCACCGCAGAAGATACATGGGAGTTTTCAAAGAAGCTGGCCCGCGCCACGTCTGATGATTCTTTCCAGATCACCACTGACGGCTTTGCTCCCTACCGTGATGCTATCGTGCGCGCCCTTGAAGGCAGAGGGATTGACTTCGCACAACTCACCAAAGTCTATGCGGCCCCGCGTGACGGCGAAGCCCGTTACTCGCCACCCGTTGTGGTGGACATAGTAACTTCGATCATTCACGGAAACCCTGCACCCGGCAGAATCTGCACAAGCATTGTTGAGAGACAGAATCTCACGATACGCATGCAGATGCGGAGATTCACGCGCTTAACTAACGCTTTCAGCAAGAAGCGGGAAAACCTGAAAGCGGCCCTGGCGCTGTTCTTTGCTTTCTATAACTACTGCCGCAAGCATGGCGGAATCGAGAAGCAAACGCCCGCGATGGCTGCTGGCCTGACTGACCACGTTTGGACTGTGCGAGAGCTTCTGATGGCTCTCTAA
- a CDS encoding type II toxin-antitoxin system RelE/ParE family toxin, translated as MSYSVGILRRAQKELAQLSKQEYERIKEAIKSLTQDPRPAGCKKLSGREGWRIRVGNYRVIYEINDPQQSLTILHIGHRRDVYK; from the coding sequence ATGAGTTACAGCGTAGGGATTCTCCGGCGTGCTCAAAAAGAGCTGGCTCAACTATCGAAACAAGAATACGAGCGGATTAAAGAAGCAATAAAGAGCCTTACCCAAGACCCCAGGCCAGCAGGGTGCAAGAAATTGAGTGGGCGAGAAGGGTGGCGTATAAGGGTCGGTAACTATCGAGTGATCTATGAGATAAACGACCCGCAACAGAGCTTAACGATACTGCACATTGGGCACCGGCGAGACGTTTACAAGTAA
- a CDS encoding integrase core domain-containing protein produces the protein MPELIEPGKPQQNGRHERMHRTLKAETTRPPAANRRAQQHKFNSFQEEYNRLRPHEALDLETPASVYQPSVRPYPEKLPKLEYPSHYETRYVSYNGGIRWNSDWVNVSLCCAGEYVGLEEIDNGIWQVYFGPVKLGRLVEEQMRIEDASGQLWRHKKDL, from the coding sequence GTGCCGGAGTTGATCGAGCCCGGCAAGCCGCAGCAGAACGGCCGCCACGAGCGCATGCACCGCACGCTGAAGGCTGAAACGACTCGCCCGCCGGCAGCCAATCGGCGTGCTCAGCAACACAAGTTCAATAGCTTTCAAGAAGAATATAATCGGCTCCGCCCCCACGAAGCACTCGACCTGGAGACGCCGGCTTCAGTCTATCAGCCGAGCGTGCGGCCATACCCGGAGAAGCTGCCGAAGCTCGAATATCCTTCGCACTACGAGACGCGTTATGTCAGCTACAACGGTGGCATTCGCTGGAACAGCGACTGGGTGAATGTCAGTCTCTGCTGCGCCGGGGAGTACGTCGGGCTAGAGGAGATTGACAACGGCATCTGGCAGGTCTACTTTGGGCCGGTCAAGCTCGGTCGCCTGGTCGAAGAACAGATGCGCATCGAAGACGCTTCTGGGCAACTGTGGCGACATAAGAAGGACTTGTAA
- a CDS encoding helix-turn-helix domain-containing protein: protein MSQKTQFIADFLRQSHSITELCLHYGISRKTAYKWISRYHDAGPAGLQDRSRKPKSCPHQTETELVEARLESRRRHPTWGAKKLLKLLSKSQPERDCPARSTLCDLLARHGLIKKPRQRRHLGHPGKPSTLINAPDQVWCADFKGQFKTRDGLYCYPLTISDGFSRYLLAC from the coding sequence ATGAGCCAGAAAACTCAGTTCATCGCCGATTTCCTCCGGCAGTCTCATTCCATCACCGAACTCTGCCTCCACTACGGCATCAGCAGAAAAACTGCCTATAAGTGGATCAGCCGCTATCATGACGCCGGCCCCGCTGGCTTGCAAGACCGCTCGCGTAAGCCGAAGTCTTGCCCCCACCAGACCGAAACCGAGTTGGTCGAAGCCCGGCTCGAATCCCGCCGCCGCCACCCCACCTGGGGCGCTAAGAAACTCCTCAAGCTCCTCAGCAAAAGCCAACCCGAGCGCGACTGCCCGGCCCGCTCCACCCTCTGCGACCTGCTTGCCCGCCACGGCCTCATCAAGAAGCCTCGCCAGCGCCGTCACCTCGGCCACCCCGGCAAGCCTTCGACGCTTATCAACGCTCCTGACCAAGTCTGGTGCGCCGACTTCAAGGGCCAGTTCAAAACTCGCGACGGCCTCTACTGCTACCCGCTGACCATCAGCGATGGCTTCTCGCGCTACTTGCTCGCTTGCTAG
- a CDS encoding type II toxin-antitoxin system RelE/ParE family toxin, with the protein MADYTITFARSARKELECLNASLIQRIFPKIESLAKEPRPKGCRKLRGETKLWRIRIGEYRVVYAIYDDKKEVDIIGVRHRSVAYE; encoded by the coding sequence ATGGCTGATTATACAATCACCTTTGCGCGTTCGGCCCGGAAGGAATTGGAATGCTTGAATGCGAGCCTAATCCAAAGAATCTTTCCGAAGATAGAGTCGCTGGCGAAAGAGCCACGGCCAAAAGGGTGCCGAAAGCTGCGAGGCGAGACGAAGCTATGGCGAATCCGGATTGGCGAGTATCGAGTAGTGTATGCGATTTATGACGACAAGAAAGAAGTCGATATAATAGGGGTTCGTCATCGGAGCGTAGCCTACGAATAA
- a CDS encoding alpha/beta hydrolase, which translates to MRQVSNLWTKRAFAGSTISRLAVVALAFVAALAAPAQAQDDRMTPIPTPSQPNAIEIGTGPLPDAKNPESWHSQYGSRFARNVTVVTLTPFLPDPAKASGAAVVVAPGGGFRTLSMENEGWNVARALAERGVAAFVLKYRLNQTPADMPGFERSMREMFSATPRPPRPDPEKAMAGLAPQIADARAAFALIRKRSAEWHVDPHRIGMVGFSAGAMLTMATTLAGGDAKPAFIGIIYGPLAPVTVPADAPPLFIALAADDPFFANGGYGLIDSWKVAKRPVEFHLYEQGGHGFGMYPKETTSTGWFEAFVRWISMHGMLKPAASGSGGAANQAARR; encoded by the coding sequence ATGAGGCAAGTGTCGAATCTCTGGACGAAGCGGGCTTTCGCGGGGTCTACCATTTCTCGTTTGGCGGTCGTTGCGCTTGCGTTCGTCGCTGCGCTTGCGGCGCCGGCCCAGGCACAAGACGACCGGATGACGCCCATCCCTACGCCTTCGCAGCCCAATGCGATTGAAATTGGGACCGGTCCGCTGCCTGACGCGAAGAACCCGGAGTCCTGGCATAGCCAGTACGGCAGCCGGTTTGCGCGCAATGTAACGGTTGTGACGCTGACACCCTTTCTGCCGGATCCCGCCAAGGCAAGCGGCGCCGCCGTCGTCGTCGCGCCCGGCGGCGGTTTCCGCACCTTGTCCATGGAAAATGAAGGCTGGAACGTCGCCCGCGCATTGGCGGAAAGGGGCGTCGCCGCGTTCGTCCTCAAGTATCGCTTGAACCAGACCCCGGCGGACATGCCGGGGTTCGAGCGGTCCATGCGGGAAATGTTTTCGGCAACACCGCGGCCGCCGCGCCCCGACCCTGAGAAGGCGATGGCCGGCCTCGCTCCGCAGATCGCCGACGCCCGCGCGGCGTTTGCACTGATCCGGAAGCGTTCTGCCGAGTGGCACGTCGACCCCCATCGGATCGGCATGGTTGGCTTTTCCGCCGGCGCGATGCTGACAATGGCGACCACGCTTGCGGGCGGGGACGCGAAGCCAGCCTTCATCGGCATCATCTACGGTCCTCTCGCGCCGGTCACCGTGCCGGCCGACGCTCCGCCATTGTTCATCGCCCTTGCTGCCGACGATCCTTTCTTCGCGAACGGGGGCTATGGGCTCATTGATAGCTGGAAGGTAGCGAAGCGCCCCGTCGAGTTCCATCTTTATGAACAGGGTGGCCATGGCTTCGGGATGTATCCCAAGGAAACGACGAGCACCGGTTGGTTCGAAGCCTTTGTGCGCTGGATCAGCATGCACGGTATGCTGAAGCCGGCAGCGTCAGGAAGCGGCGGTGCCGCGAACCAGGCTGCTAGGCGATAG